From Woronichinia naegeliana WA131, the proteins below share one genomic window:
- a CDS encoding IS1 family transposase, with amino-acid sequence MSTLNKSSIDLLSDIGLPQEKEEALFQKNCPHCYSEKVKIHSHYQTKGNGERKMFICQECSSCFAETYGSVIAGLETPLSEIVKVLKARMEGIGLNAAARVFGYAKTTILNWEKKLSGLQETLFLYALVNEFVKLVIEGDELYTKVGKNKEASASEGWTIVLMDRASRFIWHLKCGKKEQKLFLEAMMTVAELFERSAESLQLFTDGEKRYSQLLFNICHEVLRTGKRGRPTKVLPKGMVVRLKNKSSKRRDSEGKLEKVETPKTEHPETTEKPEDKDVHANHVEAFNSSLRRYLAAFRRRTNTYAKSVVGLQRVLDIFWMVHNFVRSHFTTKKVPAVALGIIQKGLTWEDLLQIRLIC; translated from the coding sequence ATGTCAACATTGAATAAAAGCTCAATTGACCTCCTAAGTGATATTGGCTTACCTCAAGAGAAAGAGGAAGCCTTATTTCAGAAAAACTGCCCTCATTGCTATAGTGAAAAAGTAAAAATACATTCTCATTACCAAACGAAAGGTAACGGGGAACGTAAAATGTTCATCTGTCAAGAATGTAGTTCTTGTTTTGCTGAGACTTATGGTAGCGTAATCGCTGGCTTAGAAACCCCATTAAGTGAAATTGTAAAAGTATTAAAAGCCAGAATGGAAGGAATAGGATTAAATGCAGCAGCCCGAGTATTCGGCTACGCAAAAACAACAATATTGAATTGGGAAAAGAAATTATCAGGATTACAAGAGACATTATTTTTATACGCCTTAGTGAATGAATTTGTTAAATTAGTAATAGAAGGGGATGAACTATACACAAAAGTTGGAAAAAATAAAGAAGCAAGTGCCTCTGAGGGGTGGACAATCGTGCTCATGGACAGGGCTAGCCGCTTTATTTGGCATTTAAAATGTGGTAAAAAAGAGCAGAAATTATTTCTAGAAGCAATGATGACGGTAGCGGAATTATTTGAAAGGAGTGCAGAATCTCTCCAGTTATTTACAGATGGAGAAAAGCGATATAGTCAACTGCTATTTAATATTTGTCACGAAGTATTAAGGACTGGGAAGCGAGGTCGTCCCACCAAAGTATTACCGAAGGGTATGGTGGTAAGATTAAAAAATAAGAGTAGTAAACGTCGAGATTCTGAGGGTAAACTAGAGAAAGTAGAAACTCCGAAAACTGAACATCCTGAGACAACAGAAAAACCAGAAGACAAGGATGTTCATGCCAACCACGTTGAGGCATTTAATAGTTCTCTACGACGCTATTTAGCCGCCTTTCGTCGTCGAACAAATACTTATGCTAAATCTGTTGTGGGATTACAGCGAGTGCTAGATATTTTCTGGATGGTTCATAACTTTGTTCGCAGCCATTTTACGACGAAAAAAGTTCCTGCGGTAGCTCTCGGTATAATTCAAAAAGGGTTAACTTGGGAGGACTTACTCCAAATTCGCCTGATTTGTTGA
- a CDS encoding transposase: protein MQLKAQNFTIKMRNLPHWELLGSVYFITFNTWEKLELNHSARKLVLDCCLFFDKNQIENKARYHTFALVVMPDHVHWLMQPLPKSDNKYWSLSSILHSIKSYSSKQIPQVMKHIGIVWQVERYDRIVRNHQEFINFWEYIRQNPVKAGLTERPEDYPFLWEEF from the coding sequence ATGCAATTGAAAGCCCAGAATTTTACTATTAAAATGAGAAATTTGCCCCATTGGGAATTGCTGGGTTCGGTTTATTTTATTACGTTCAACACTTGGGAAAAGTTGGAACTCAATCATTCTGCTAGAAAACTTGTGTTAGATTGCTGCCTATTTTTTGATAAAAATCAGATTGAGAATAAGGCAAGGTATCATACATTTGCATTGGTAGTTATGCCCGATCATGTTCATTGGTTGATGCAACCTTTGCCCAAATCCGACAATAAATATTGGTCACTCAGCAGTATTTTACACAGTATTAAAAGTTATAGTTCTAAACAAATTCCTCAAGTTATGAAGCATATTGGAATAGTTTGGCAAGTTGAACGGTATGATCGGATCGTCAGGAATCATCAAGAGTTTATTAATTTTTGGGAATATATTCGGCAGAATCCTGTTAAGGCTGGCTTGACAGAACGTCCTGAAGATTATCCTTTTTTATGGGAAGAATTCTAA
- a CDS encoding DUF2283 domain-containing protein: MKISYDSEIDALYIKLVEGNQECRILQLTEEIALNIGQNELLVGIEILDAKEILGSGNVPNVILENIPFSVQTIAV; the protein is encoded by the coding sequence ATGAAAATTAGCTATGATAGTGAAATTGATGCGCTCTATATTAAACTAGTGGAAGGAAACCAAGAGTGTAGAATACTTCAATTAACAGAAGAAATCGCCTTGAATATTGGTCAGAATGAGTTATTAGTCGGCATTGAAATTCTCGATGCTAAGGAAATTTTAGGTTCGGGAAATGTACCTAATGTCATTTTAGAGAATATTCCTTTTTCGGTTCAAACTATAGCCGTTTAG
- a CDS encoding DUF4258 domain-containing protein produces the protein MKPIRLSKHAQEQCLERGTNELEVVHAIRTGICQKAKAGRFKYQATFQYDAVWQGKFYTLKKVAPVVAETELELVVITVYTFYF, from the coding sequence ATGAAACCAATTCGTTTATCCAAACACGCTCAAGAACAATGTTTAGAAAGAGGTACAAACGAGTTAGAAGTTGTTCATGCAATTCGTACTGGTATTTGTCAAAAAGCAAAAGCTGGACGGTTTAAATATCAGGCTACTTTTCAATATGATGCAGTCTGGCAGGGTAAGTTTTATACTCTCAAAAAGGTTGCACCAGTTGTTGCTGAGACTGAGTTGGAATTAGTTGTTATTACAGTTTATACTTTTTATTTTTAA
- a CDS encoding efflux RND transporter permease subunit, with protein MFLSDRLNISRWAINHPWLTISFWIALSVAGLLAFSTLKYGLFPEVAFPVVIVNATIPLSSVAATEIQLTNPIEQQLTSLPNLTLYSSTYGGRSLITAAFDAGLNLDQSTQQVKTALENLKLPTGAKFEVFPFNLNESPAVTYAIVPNEKIGQSLEDLETLTQEQIIPRFSELAGVLRVNLLGDGNIRPPADPNLPDPNPPTLTRWQGQDVLAVQVIKKADANTLEVVREAQKAATTLQKSFPNLNLVLAETQANYIQEATNATLESLMGAIFLAVLVIFPFLRSGWATLISAIAIPLSLLGTALVMAIGGFNLETLTLLALALVIGIVVDDAIVDVENISRHLEAGASPKQAAMQATEEIGLTVTATTLSIAMVFLPIALMGGTLGQFFKPFAITVTASVIFSLLVARTLSPVLAIFWLRPPKPGKKSQGFLEQVIHHYGRLLGWSLNHRQAVMGVAIASLIIGLALIPLIPQGFIPTLDRGEFNVVYSSALPKLAGKLKPENGAVDSSKSSGGAFDWISEIAQSPERFLLRKTRRVAEKLEPTLLQNSQVESIFTVAGLQGNPLKGNIYTKLKSSRSQTTAQVQETVRADLPSLPKVTTSVENILFVQTGDDSPLKVALRGENLSQLQAIATKFKEEVEKIPGLIQIKLTGADYSSEIEHFQGKRAVYLSANLASDQALGNVTEQVTQIGRSLLPQDITLELQGDSARIGQVFAEFALTLLLSLVAMLTVLVLLFQGFKEPLVIGLSLPLSIVGAMLGLLITQSDFGMISLIGLIFLLGLLGKNAILLIDYANHLRATGIERREALITTGLVRFRPIVMTTGSTILGMLPLALGLGAGAELRQPMAVAIIGGLTTSSLLSLIVVPVLYTLVEDGWPKGLRYKND; from the coding sequence ATGTTCCTTAGTGACCGCTTGAATATTTCCCGTTGGGCGATTAACCATCCCTGGCTGACCATTTCTTTTTGGATTGCCCTGTCCGTGGCGGGTCTGTTGGCTTTTAGTACGCTCAAATATGGTCTATTTCCAGAAGTTGCTTTTCCCGTCGTGATTGTCAATGCCACCATTCCCCTCAGTTCTGTCGCGGCAACAGAAATCCAACTGACCAACCCGATTGAGCAGCAATTAACGTCTTTGCCTAATCTGACCCTTTATTCTTCTACCTATGGAGGGCGATCGCTGATCACGGCGGCCTTTGATGCGGGTTTAAATTTGGATCAATCCACTCAACAGGTCAAGACAGCCTTAGAGAACTTAAAATTACCGACAGGAGCCAAATTTGAGGTTTTTCCCTTCAATCTCAACGAATCCCCCGCCGTTACCTATGCCATTGTTCCGAACGAGAAAATAGGGCAAAGTTTAGAGGATTTAGAAACCCTTACCCAAGAGCAAATTATTCCCCGTTTCAGTGAACTAGCAGGGGTTTTAAGGGTTAATTTATTGGGAGATGGCAATATTCGCCCCCCCGCCGATCCGAACTTACCCGATCCCAATCCGCCGACCCTGACTCGTTGGCAAGGCCAGGATGTTTTAGCGGTTCAGGTGATTAAAAAAGCAGATGCGAATACCTTGGAGGTGGTTCGGGAAGCTCAAAAAGCGGCCACGACTTTACAAAAATCTTTTCCCAATCTGAATTTAGTCTTGGCAGAAACCCAGGCCAATTACATTCAAGAAGCGACGAATGCAACGCTAGAATCCTTGATGGGTGCCATTTTTCTGGCTGTTTTGGTTATTTTTCCCTTTCTCCGCAGTGGTTGGGCTACCCTAATTAGCGCGATCGCCATTCCTCTGTCTTTGTTGGGAACGGCATTGGTGATGGCCATTGGGGGTTTTAATCTAGAAACTCTAACCTTGCTGGCGTTGGCCCTGGTAATTGGTATCGTTGTGGATGATGCGATCGTGGATGTGGAAAATATTAGTCGTCACCTAGAAGCGGGAGCCTCTCCCAAACAGGCGGCTATGCAGGCAACCGAGGAAATTGGTTTAACGGTCACGGCTACGACGCTCTCTATTGCGATGGTCTTTTTACCGATCGCGTTGATGGGGGGAACTTTAGGACAATTTTTCAAACCCTTTGCCATTACGGTGACAGCCTCGGTAATTTTTTCTCTTTTAGTAGCCCGTACCCTTTCTCCCGTTCTAGCTATCTTTTGGTTACGTCCCCCAAAGCCAGGTAAGAAAAGCCAGGGGTTTTTAGAACAGGTAATTCACCACTATGGTCGTCTGCTGGGCTGGTCTTTAAATCATCGTCAGGCCGTTATGGGAGTCGCGATCGCCAGTTTAATCATCGGATTAGCCTTAATTCCCCTCATTCCCCAGGGCTTTATTCCTACCTTAGATCGGGGCGAATTTAATGTGGTCTATAGTTCGGCTTTACCTAAATTAGCGGGAAAATTGAAGCCGGAAAATGGGGCGGTGGATAGCTCCAAAAGTAGCGGTGGAGCTTTTGATTGGATCTCAGAAATTGCCCAATCGCCTGAACGTTTTTTGCTGCGAAAAACTCGACGGGTGGCAGAAAAATTAGAGCCAACGCTCTTACAAAATTCCCAAGTTGAATCAATCTTTACGGTGGCCGGTTTGCAAGGCAATCCTCTCAAGGGCAATATTTATACCAAGTTAAAATCTTCGCGATCGCAAACCACTGCCCAGGTACAAGAAACCGTCAGGGCTGATTTACCCTCATTACCAAAAGTAACGACTAGTGTGGAAAATATTCTCTTTGTGCAAACGGGGGATGATAGTCCTTTAAAAGTGGCCTTAAGGGGTGAAAATTTATCCCAACTTCAGGCGATCGCGACCAAATTTAAGGAGGAAGTAGAAAAAATTCCAGGTCTAATTCAAATCAAACTAACAGGAGCCGATTACAGTAGCGAAATTGAACATTTTCAAGGGAAACGGGCCGTTTATCTGAGTGCGAACCTGGCCTCCGATCAGGCTTTAGGCAATGTTACTGAACAAGTCACACAAATCGGGCGATCGCTGTTACCCCAGGACATAACCCTAGAACTGCAAGGAGATTCGGCCCGCATCGGTCAAGTTTTTGCGGAATTTGCCTTAACTCTATTGCTTTCTTTGGTCGCTATGTTGACAGTTTTAGTTTTGCTCTTTCAAGGTTTTAAGGAACCGTTGGTGATTGGTCTTTCCCTACCCTTATCGATTGTGGGAGCCATGCTCGGCCTACTGATTACCCAAAGCGATTTTGGCATGATTTCTCTCATTGGTTTAATTTTTCTATTGGGTCTATTGGGGAAAAATGCCATTTTATTAATCGACTACGCTAATCACCTACGAGCAACAGGAATAGAACGGCGTGAGGCTCTGATTACAACAGGTTTAGTGCGTTTTCGTCCCATTGTGATGACGACAGGTTCAACGATTTTGGGGATGTTACCGTTGGCTTTAGGATTGGGAGCCGGAGCGGAATTAAGACAACCCATGGCCGTTGCTATTATTGGAGGTTTAACGACTTCTTCTCTCCTGAGTTTGATCGTTGTTCCTGTGCTTTATACATTAGTAGAGGATGGCTGGCCAAAAGGTTTGAGGTATAAAAATGACTGA
- a CDS encoding aromatic ring-hydroxylating dioxygenase subunit alpha: MSVVSTFGQRAAAIRTCPINPNHWYVVAQSSELTDQPLSVVLWHENIVLYRDRQGLVQGLEDRCPHRQVKLSEGQIVGDHLECIYHGWQFNRKGECVFIPYLAENQKLPTCQLRTYPVKEQDGFIWLYPGDPELLKTKSLNPLSLPEWSHLNYIASVATIDCQGHFSFLIENLMDMYHGHLHDSYQAWASASLLQIQADSERIDAYYDAQSYYKIDRIWSISQLFFPALRKLHSEPLTVSYLYPHWYSTLGNDFKIYCLFCPISETQTRAYLVHFTSLNAFPKLHKLPIAFRQFLKDKLFGSARKMLEGLIRQDVIMIEQEQEYYSKNPQHRSYEVNPTLGKVQSLIRQQAQAAIPVLDSLEQS; encoded by the coding sequence ATGTCTGTGGTCTCTACTTTTGGTCAACGTGCCGCCGCTATCCGTACCTGTCCCATCAATCCGAATCACTGGTATGTGGTTGCCCAAAGTTCTGAGTTAACGGATCAGCCTCTCAGTGTTGTCCTCTGGCATGAAAATATTGTTCTTTACCGCGATCGCCAAGGGCTGGTTCAAGGGCTAGAGGATCGCTGTCCTCATCGTCAGGTGAAATTAAGCGAAGGACAAATTGTAGGGGATCATTTGGAATGTATTTATCATGGTTGGCAATTTAATCGGAAGGGAGAATGTGTTTTTATTCCCTATTTAGCAGAAAATCAAAAATTACCCACCTGTCAACTACGTACCTATCCCGTCAAAGAACAAGATGGTTTTATTTGGCTTTATCCAGGCGATCCAGAACTGCTTAAAACCAAATCCCTCAATCCTCTTTCTTTACCTGAATGGTCACATCTGAATTACATTGCTAGTGTGGCCACCATTGATTGTCAAGGACATTTTTCCTTTTTAATTGAAAACTTAATGGATATGTATCATGGTCATTTACATGATAGTTATCAGGCTTGGGCTTCTGCTAGTTTGCTCCAAATTCAAGCCGATTCAGAACGGATAGATGCCTATTATGATGCTCAGAGTTATTATAAAATTGATAGAATTTGGTCTATTTCCCAACTCTTTTTTCCTGCTTTACGAAAACTACATTCTGAGCCGTTAACGGTGAGTTATCTTTATCCGCATTGGTACTCAACTCTCGGTAATGATTTCAAGATTTATTGTCTTTTTTGTCCGATTAGTGAAACCCAGACTCGCGCCTATTTAGTTCATTTTACTTCCTTAAATGCGTTTCCAAAGTTGCATAAATTACCGATCGCCTTTCGGCAGTTTTTAAAGGATAAACTCTTTGGTTCAGCCCGTAAAATGCTAGAGGGATTAATACGACAGGATGTGATTATGATTGAGCAGGAGCAGGAGTATTACAGTAAAAATCCCCAGCATCGCAGTTATGAAGTTAATCCCACTTTAGGGAAAGTTCAATCCCTCATTCGTCAGCAAGCTCAAGCGGCTATTCCGGTTTTAGACTCTTTGGAACAGAGCTAA
- a CDS encoding toll/interleukin-1 receptor domain-containing protein codes for MNTSLTTIKSLLQQDEVENALSQLTEITKEYPSRYQNEIILHTANFRQIENEKRKGLVSLEEFRREKSRILNALLDFICELERETPIHSNKIIDTFSGLMPSEENASLAVNSSKNSSEMIEIFISYSHKDESLREELDIHLANLKKQGKISAWNDRAIEAGTEWDAEIKAHLESAQIILLLISPPFMASEYCYDLEMQRAMERHQAGTAKVIPIILRPTDWKDTPFSKLQALPKDGKPITTWENQDEAFLNVVQSIRKAINGRFLKDWQLKSESFSGSSHSVKRKLTLILALTPKFRSQEKIELNKLQYPSSLGRRSLLF; via the coding sequence ATGAATACCAGTCTAACAACGATTAAAAGCTTACTTCAACAAGATGAAGTAGAAAATGCCCTCTCTCAACTGACAGAGATTACCAAAGAATATCCGTCTCGTTATCAGAATGAAATTATTTTACACACGGCCAATTTCAGACAAATTGAAAATGAGAAACGTAAAGGTCTCGTTAGTCTCGAAGAATTCAGACGTGAAAAATCTCGTATTTTGAATGCACTTCTCGACTTTATTTGTGAACTTGAGCGTGAAACTCCAATCCACAGTAACAAAATTATAGATACTTTCTCAGGCTTAATGCCATCTGAAGAAAACGCCTCTTTAGCCGTAAATTCTTCTAAAAATAGCTCTGAAATGATAGAAATCTTTATTTCTTACTCTCATAAAGATGAAAGCCTACGAGAAGAACTTGATATTCATTTAGCAAATCTCAAGAAGCAAGGAAAAATCTCTGCATGGAATGATCGAGCAATAGAGGCAGGGACAGAATGGGATGCTGAAATCAAAGCTCATTTGGAATCCGCTCAAATTATCCTGCTATTGATTAGTCCACCCTTTATGGCATCAGAATATTGCTATGACTTAGAAATGCAGCGAGCAATGGAACGTCATCAGGCAGGAACCGCCAAGGTAATCCCGATTATTCTTAGACCAACTGACTGGAAAGATACACCCTTTAGCAAATTACAAGCATTACCAAAAGATGGCAAACCGATTACGACCTGGGAAAATCAGGATGAAGCTTTCTTAAATGTGGTTCAGAGTATTCGTAAAGCTATCAATGGGCGGTTTCTAAAGGATTGGCAGCTAAAATCAGAATCTTTTTCGGGGTCATCGCACTCTGTCAAACGAAAGCTAACCCTCATCCTAGCATTAACCCCTAAGTTCAGAAGTCAGGAAAAAATAGAACTTAATAAACTTCAATACCCTTCATCACTCGGTCGGCGATCGCTGTTATTTTGA
- a CDS encoding ISKra4 family transposase, whose translation MKTLVGEVEISQKQARKLKVSPKIVLSPGLEKCCLRASAKTSYQQAEEDIEELMGIKVGHSSLHRLVERTELPLAQAQSESAGVSIDGGKICLRGEEKEGGQWRDYKLVSLHGNVCEAFFQDPEGLKNWSNVQPLSPIVTFLGDGHPAIWNAVESFATQSWLIRREVLDWYHLKENLFKVGGSLKRLEAVEHLLWRGFVNKAIDAFDGVKSKRAKNFQAYLTKHYQRIPDYQYYQQLGIVIGSGDVESKIKQVGARVKLSGARWHLHNVSRILRLRCAYLNHSPLLSVNVLS comes from the coding sequence ATCAAAACCCTAGTCGGAGAAGTGGAAATAAGCCAAAAACAAGCCAGAAAACTAAAGGTGTCGCCAAAAATCGTCTTAAGTCCAGGTTTAGAGAAATGCTGTCTAAGAGCCAGTGCGAAAACATCCTACCAACAAGCAGAAGAAGATATAGAGGAGTTGATGGGGATAAAAGTAGGACATAGCAGTTTACATCGCTTGGTAGAACGGACAGAACTGCCCTTAGCTCAAGCTCAGTCAGAGAGTGCGGGGGTCAGTATAGATGGGGGAAAGATTTGTCTGCGGGGCGAGGAGAAGGAAGGGGGACAGTGGCGAGATTATAAACTGGTGAGTCTTCATGGCAATGTCTGTGAAGCCTTTTTCCAAGACCCAGAGGGCTTAAAGAATTGGAGCAATGTTCAACCTTTGTCCCCAATAGTGACCTTTTTGGGAGATGGTCATCCCGCAATCTGGAATGCGGTAGAGAGTTTCGCCACTCAATCGTGGCTGATACGACGAGAGGTGTTGGATTGGTATCATCTCAAGGAGAATCTGTTCAAAGTGGGTGGCTCTCTCAAACGGCTAGAAGCAGTGGAGCATTTACTGTGGCGGGGTTTTGTGAACAAGGCAATAGATGCGTTTGATGGAGTCAAAAGCAAGAGGGCAAAGAATTTTCAAGCCTATTTGACGAAGCATTATCAGCGTATCCCTGATTACCAATACTATCAACAGCTTGGTATTGTGATTGGTTCTGGTGATGTGGAGTCTAAGATTAAACAGGTGGGAGCTAGGGTTAAATTGTCGGGAGCACGTTGGCATCTTCATAATGTTTCTCGTATTCTTCGGCTACGATGTGCTTATCTCAATCACTCTCCTCTTTTGAGTGTCAATGTATTATCTTAA
- a CDS encoding ABC transporter ATP-binding protein produces the protein MSRAELEERASEIENSVASNDLNAATKRLMDFCVDFSQDKKDKRESINIRAEYTELREDSRTLGKTDLVNERFAKLRRDILDFIDQIKEEYEQVLNPSRRDVSTELEEVVESETSKETILSNPHNFNEPTDLSKILDNPEEKISNNPNTPMTDLQRAKQKFLDARKQHPPESINIAEDRDIVFAGIQITKSYKSRAVKFKLNPIDLTLRRGEITTIVGENGNGKTTLLRIIAGELKNSMGKLGYPALTLNGREDWYSIKQQIAYIPQQIEKWNGLLMDNLHFAASIHGITGDDNQDQVDFIISRLGLEQYRKATWDEISGGYRTRFELAKALVWTPKLIILDEPLANLDINTQILFLQDLRDLANSSANPLSVIVSSQHLYEVEDIADNIIFLKGGSAIYNGSVADFGEDRKENSYEIASNLSKDELFDVLENFSCHRIDQEGKSFVIHTDRNIKAHDLLKIFINQNISLKYFRDISKSTRKLFEEKRFEDK, from the coding sequence ATGAGCCGTGCCGAGCTAGAAGAAAGAGCATCTGAAATCGAAAACAGTGTCGCTTCCAATGACTTAAATGCCGCAACGAAACGACTGATGGATTTTTGTGTTGATTTTTCGCAAGACAAAAAAGATAAGCGTGAGAGCATCAATATTCGGGCGGAGTACACCGAACTCAGGGAGGATTCGCGTACTCTTGGCAAGACGGATTTAGTTAATGAGAGATTTGCAAAGCTTAGACGAGATATTTTGGATTTTATTGATCAAATTAAGGAGGAATACGAACAAGTCCTTAATCCGTCTAGGCGTGACGTATCAACAGAACTTGAAGAAGTGGTTGAATCTGAGACTTCAAAAGAGACCATATTATCCAACCCTCACAATTTTAATGAGCCAACAGATTTGTCTAAGATTTTAGACAATCCCGAAGAAAAAATCAGCAACAACCCCAATACACCAATGACTGATTTGCAACGAGCCAAACAAAAATTTTTAGACGCTCGAAAGCAACATCCGCCTGAATCTATTAATATTGCTGAGGATAGAGATATTGTCTTCGCGGGGATTCAAATCACAAAAAGTTACAAAAGTCGTGCCGTCAAATTTAAATTAAATCCCATCGATCTAACTCTAAGACGTGGGGAAATAACGACTATTGTTGGTGAAAATGGTAATGGCAAAACTACTCTATTGAGAATAATTGCTGGTGAGTTAAAAAATAGCATGGGTAAGCTTGGGTATCCTGCTTTAACGCTCAACGGTCGAGAAGATTGGTATTCAATTAAACAACAAATCGCTTACATCCCCCAGCAAATAGAGAAGTGGAACGGTTTATTGATGGATAATTTACACTTTGCTGCGTCCATTCATGGTATTACAGGAGATGATAATCAAGACCAGGTTGATTTTATTATCAGTCGTCTAGGATTGGAGCAGTATCGCAAAGCGACTTGGGATGAAATATCAGGGGGATATAGAACTCGATTTGAGTTAGCAAAAGCTCTCGTATGGACTCCCAAGCTAATTATTTTAGATGAGCCATTAGCAAACCTCGATATCAATACCCAAATTTTATTTTTACAGGATTTAAGAGATTTGGCAAATTCGAGTGCTAATCCGCTATCTGTCATTGTTAGCTCACAACATTTATATGAAGTTGAGGATATTGCTGATAATATTATTTTTCTTAAAGGAGGTAGTGCTATCTATAATGGTTCAGTTGCTGATTTTGGGGAAGATAGAAAGGAAAATTCCTATGAAATAGCAAGTAATCTCTCGAAGGATGAATTATTCGATGTACTAGAAAATTTTAGTTGTCACAGAATTGATCAAGAAGGAAAAAGCTTTGTTATTCATACAGACAGAAATATTAAAGCTCATGACCTACTTAAAATTTTTATCAATCAGAATATCTCTTTAAAATATTTTAGAGACATTAGTAAATCTACTCGTAAATTGTTTGAAGAAAAACGCTTTGAGGATAAATAA
- a CDS encoding Uma2 family endonuclease, with protein sequence MIALPDYNYLTPENYLKNEEKSLIKHEYINGEAYAMTGTTDSHNTIALNLASIIRNHLRGTDCRVYFADIKARLEKRNCFYYPDILVTCDPQDRETSTYKRFPKLIIEVLSESTESFDRGDKFNDYQTLNSLQEYVLVNSQHQRVEIFLRDELGRWFYRSYNEVKVCFESLNLTINLSAIYEDVELPITDVNRQNISL encoded by the coding sequence ATGATTGCTTTACCAGACTACAACTATCTAACCCCTGAAAACTATCTCAAAAATGAAGAAAAAAGTCTGATTAAACACGAATATATTAACGGAGAAGCTTATGCAATGACCGGCACAACAGACAGTCATAACACAATTGCTCTGAACCTTGCCAGTATCATCCGTAACCATTTACGAGGAACCGATTGTCGTGTTTATTTTGCCGATATTAAAGCCCGACTGGAAAAACGAAACTGTTTTTATTATCCCGATATTTTGGTGACTTGTGATCCTCAAGACCGAGAAACCTCTACTTATAAACGATTTCCAAAATTAATTATTGAAGTGTTATCAGAGAGTACAGAATCCTTTGATCGCGGTGATAAGTTTAATGATTATCAAACTTTAAACAGTTTACAGGAATATGTTTTAGTGAATAGCCAACATCAGCGAGTCGAAATTTTTCTACGGGATGAACTCGGACGATGGTTTTATCGTAGTTATAATGAAGTAAAGGTTTGCTTTGAAAGTCTAAATTTAACAATCAATCTCTCCGCAATTTATGAAGATGTAGAGTTACCCATTACTGATGTTAATCGTCAAAATATTTCTCTCTAA
- a CDS encoding type II toxin-antitoxin system RelE/ParE family toxin, with the protein MGENLRGDIFSVRFADEFEKELYRLSKKYRNIQRDVEPIIQQLEQGIILGDRLAGFGSEIYVYKLRVKNSNIQKGKNASYRLIYLLESETSILLLTIYSKAEKEDITAGDINSILSEYFIEE; encoded by the coding sequence ATGGGAGAGAATCTGAGGGGCGACATATTTTCTGTTAGATTTGCTGATGAATTTGAAAAGGAATTGTATCGGTTATCTAAAAAATATCGTAATATTCAACGAGATGTTGAGCCGATTATTCAACAATTGGAGCAAGGAATTATTTTAGGCGATCGCCTGGCGGGATTTGGTTCTGAGATTTACGTTTATAAGCTCAGGGTTAAAAATAGTAATATTCAAAAAGGCAAAAATGCTAGCTACAGATTAATCTATTTACTTGAGTCAGAGACCAGTATTTTACTACTAACTATTTATAGTAAAGCTGAAAAAGAAGATATTACAGCTGGCGATATTAATTCAATTTTAAGTGAGTATTTTATAGAGGAATAA